From the genome of Phreatobacter cathodiphilus, one region includes:
- a CDS encoding MaoC family dehydratase has translation MYDDIVLGERERLGSYTFTAEAIIAFARNYDPQPFHLSEEGGKATHFGGLVASGWHTGSVWMRMRVEHSQRIAAERAAQGLPPQWNGPSGGFKNLKWPRPVRAGDTVTYYTEYVSKRPLASRPGWGIVFSLNTGENQHGELVFSFDGSVFVPL, from the coding sequence ATGTACGACGACATCGTCCTCGGCGAGCGCGAGCGGCTCGGCTCCTACACCTTCACCGCAGAGGCCATCATCGCCTTCGCCCGCAACTACGACCCCCAGCCCTTCCACCTCTCGGAGGAAGGCGGCAAGGCGACCCATTTCGGCGGCCTCGTCGCCTCCGGCTGGCATACGGGCAGCGTCTGGATGCGCATGCGGGTGGAACACTCCCAGCGGATCGCCGCGGAACGGGCGGCGCAGGGCCTGCCGCCGCAATGGAACGGCCCCTCCGGCGGCTTCAAGAACCTCAAATGGCCCCGCCCGGTGCGGGCCGGCGACACGGTGACCTACTACACCGAATATGTTTCCAAGCGCCCCCTCGCCTCCCGGCCGGGCTGGGGCATCGTCTTCTCGCTGAACACCGGCGAGAACCAGCACGGCGAACTGGTGTTCTCGTTCGACGGCTCGGTCTTCGTGCCGCTGTGA
- the ychF gene encoding redox-regulated ATPase YchF, which produces MGFKCGIVGLPNVGKSTLFNALTQTAAAQAANYPFCTIEPNVGDVAVPDPRLDQLAAIGKSQTIIPTRITFVDIAGIVRGASKGEGLGNQFLANIREVDAIAHVVRCFEDGDITHVEGKVDPIADIETIETELMLADLESLEKRVVSLEKKAKGGDKEAKEQVDLINRALVHLRDGRPARMTEVKPEEAKTFEMLNLLTSKPVLYVCNVEEASADKGNGFSAKVFERAKEEGARAVVVSAKIESEIAVMPAEDQKDFLEAVGLEEPGLNRVIRAGYELLSLVTYFTVGPKEARAWTITKGTKAPGAAGVIHSDFEKGFIRAETIAFADYTALGGEAGARDAGKLRLEGKEYVVADGDVLHFRFAN; this is translated from the coding sequence ATGGGCTTCAAATGCGGCATCGTCGGCCTGCCGAACGTCGGCAAGTCGACCCTCTTCAACGCCCTGACGCAGACCGCTGCGGCGCAGGCGGCCAATTATCCCTTCTGCACCATCGAGCCGAACGTCGGTGACGTCGCGGTGCCGGATCCGCGCCTGGACCAGCTCGCCGCCATCGGAAAGTCGCAGACGATCATCCCGACCCGCATCACCTTCGTCGACATCGCCGGCATCGTGCGCGGCGCCTCCAAGGGCGAGGGCCTCGGCAACCAGTTCCTCGCCAACATCCGCGAGGTCGACGCCATCGCCCATGTCGTGCGCTGCTTCGAGGACGGCGACATCACCCATGTCGAGGGCAAGGTCGACCCGATCGCCGACATCGAGACCATCGAGACCGAGCTCATGCTGGCGGACCTCGAGAGCCTCGAGAAGCGCGTCGTCAGCCTCGAGAAGAAGGCGAAGGGCGGCGACAAGGAGGCCAAGGAGCAGGTCGACCTCATCAACCGCGCCCTCGTCCATCTGCGCGACGGCCGCCCCGCCCGCATGACCGAGGTGAAGCCGGAGGAGGCCAAGACCTTCGAAATGCTGAACCTCCTCACCTCCAAGCCGGTGCTCTACGTCTGCAACGTCGAGGAGGCCTCCGCCGACAAGGGCAACGGCTTCTCGGCGAAGGTCTTCGAGCGGGCGAAGGAGGAAGGCGCACGGGCCGTCGTCGTCTCCGCCAAGATCGAGAGCGAGATCGCCGTCATGCCGGCCGAGGACCAGAAGGACTTCCTGGAAGCCGTCGGCCTCGAAGAGCCCGGTCTCAACCGCGTCATCCGCGCCGGTTACGAGCTCCTCTCCCTCGTCACCTACTTCACCGTGGGGCCGAAGGAGGCGCGTGCCTGGACCATCACCAAGGGCACCAAGGCGCCGGGCGCCGCCGGCGTGATCCATTCCGACTTCGAGAAGGGCTTCATCCGCGCCGAGACCATCGCCTTCGCCGACTACACGGCGCTGGGCGGCGAGGCCGGTGCGCGCGATGCCGGCAAGCTCCGCCTCGAAGGCAAGGAGTACGTGGTCGCCGACGGCGACGTGCTGCACTTCCGCTTCGCCAACTGA
- a CDS encoding MaoC family dehydratase — MTAKPYPAFEDFVSGEITTFGAYRVTKEEVIDFARQFDPQPFHLDEEAGRASMLGGLAASGWHTCSILMRMMFDHFMDGSSSIGSPGIDEVRWIRPVFPGDVLSVRRTILDARPSASKPDRGVVRFRFELMNQKGEVVMEQTNPIFFARRSQDAA, encoded by the coding sequence ATGACAGCCAAGCCCTATCCCGCCTTTGAGGATTTCGTCTCCGGTGAGATCACCACCTTCGGCGCCTACCGCGTCACCAAGGAGGAGGTGATCGACTTCGCCCGGCAGTTCGACCCTCAGCCCTTCCATCTCGACGAGGAGGCCGGGCGCGCCTCCATGCTCGGCGGCCTCGCCGCCTCCGGCTGGCACACCTGCTCGATCCTCATGCGGATGATGTTCGACCACTTCATGGACGGCTCGAGTTCCATCGGCTCGCCCGGCATCGACGAGGTGAGGTGGATCCGCCCGGTCTTCCCCGGCGACGTGCTCTCCGTTCGCCGCACCATCCTCGACGCCCGCCCCTCCGCCTCGAAACCCGACCGCGGCGTCGTGCGCTTCCGCTTCGAGCTGATGAACCAGAAGGGCGAGGTGGTGATGGAGCAGACCAACCCGATCTTCTTCGCCCGGCGCAGCCAGGACGCGGCCTGA
- a CDS encoding adenine phosphoribosyltransferase, protein MVEDEELKASVRTIPDYPKPGIMFRDITTLLGNARAFRRAVDQLVHPYAGGKIDKVAGIEARGFILGGAVAHQLSAGFVPIRKKGKLPHQTVRMAYALEYGTDEMEIHVDAIRRGEKVILVDDLIATGGTAEGAVKLLRQIGAEVVAACFIIDLPDLGGADRLRAMDVPVRTLMAFGGH, encoded by the coding sequence ATGGTCGAGGACGAGGAACTGAAGGCGTCGGTGAGGACGATCCCGGACTATCCGAAGCCCGGCATCATGTTCCGCGACATCACCACGCTGCTCGGCAATGCCCGCGCCTTCCGGCGGGCCGTGGACCAACTCGTCCATCCCTATGCCGGCGGCAAGATCGACAAGGTGGCCGGCATCGAGGCCCGCGGCTTCATCCTCGGCGGCGCGGTCGCGCACCAGCTCTCCGCGGGCTTCGTGCCGATCCGCAAGAAGGGCAAGCTTCCGCACCAGACGGTGCGCATGGCCTATGCCCTGGAATACGGCACCGACGAGATGGAGATCCACGTGGACGCCATCCGGCGCGGCGAGAAGGTGATCCTCGTCGACGACCTCATCGCCACCGGCGGGACGGCGGAGGGCGCGGTGAAGCTCTTGCGCCAGATCGGCGCCGAGGTGGTGGCGGCATGCTTCATCATCGACCTGCCGGACCTCGGAGGCGCCGACAGGCTGCGCGCCATGGACGTGCCGGTACGGACGCTGATGGCCTTCGGCGGGCATTGA